From the genome of Flavobacterium ovatum, one region includes:
- a CDS encoding glycosyltransferase family 2 protein, with amino-acid sequence MSKKISVITINYNNKRGLEQTIKSVVNQTLVDFEYIIIDGGSTDGSEELIASYADKIDYWISEPDTGVYNAMNKGIKAAKGDFVIFMNSGDSFYENTVLANVNPLLVDEFDIYYGDNFKVKPNSRRKKTYPEVLSFTFFYSSCINHQASFIRRQLFFDYFMYNENLKIVADWEFFIYTICVENRPYKYLNMTISNYDFTGMSSVKEYQSILDLEKQVVLNKYFPLFLDGFKTVNDFKSKRIQQILYIKTFKRPWKWFKGIINFLELFTSK; translated from the coding sequence ATGTCAAAGAAAATTTCGGTAATTACTATAAACTATAATAACAAACGGGGATTAGAGCAAACTATTAAGTCTGTTGTAAATCAAACTCTGGTCGATTTTGAATATATTATCATAGACGGAGGAAGTACTGATGGAAGTGAAGAATTGATAGCATCGTACGCCGACAAAATAGACTACTGGATAAGCGAGCCTGATACTGGAGTTTATAACGCCATGAATAAAGGTATCAAAGCTGCAAAAGGAGATTTTGTCATTTTTATGAACAGTGGTGATAGTTTTTATGAAAACACTGTTTTAGCGAATGTCAATCCATTGCTCGTTGATGAGTTCGATATTTATTATGGAGATAACTTTAAGGTAAAACCAAATTCTAGAAGGAAGAAGACCTATCCAGAAGTATTATCTTTTACGTTTTTTTATTCTAGTTGCATCAATCATCAGGCTAGTTTTATTAGAAGGCAACTGTTTTTTGATTATTTTATGTACAACGAAAATTTAAAAATCGTTGCCGATTGGGAGTTTTTTATATATACTATTTGTGTAGAGAATAGACCTTATAAGTATTTGAATATGACCATTAGTAATTATGATTTTACTGGTATGTCATCAGTCAAAGAGTATCAGTCAATTTTAGATTTAGAAAAGCAAGTTGTGCTTAATAAGTATTTTCCTTTGTTTTTGGACGGGTTTAAAACAGTAAATGATTTTAAGTCCAAAAGGATTCAACAAATTTTATATATTAAAACATTTAAGAGGCCTTGGAAATGGTTCAAAGGAATTATTAATTTTTTAGAACTTTTTACAAGTAAGTAG
- a CDS encoding glycosyltransferase family 2 protein: MTKDVLESDKNAVKLTIITINYNNNEGLIKTIESIINQTWTDFEFIIIDGGSTDDSLSTLNKYDKYINYWVSEKDKGIYDAMNKAIQIAKGKYLNFMNSGDFFYTNTILEEIKSNFSNNVGVLYGDAMFFCDEWDDKLIKMPSTLTFTHFLTDGLCHQASFIKRDLFFKHFFYSLEYKIVSDWGFFVYVLCKKNESYQHLEKIICYYDYSGISSVPENIPPGLLERKVFLKKHFPLFYDDFTCDVNRTFDRRMQKVIKIKDSRFLWKILKYWTSIFLFVLPKQKENDWS, encoded by the coding sequence ATGACTAAAGATGTTTTGGAATCAGATAAAAATGCTGTTAAGCTTACTATTATTACTATTAACTATAATAATAATGAAGGATTAATAAAAACTATTGAAAGCATTATTAATCAAACTTGGACCGATTTTGAATTTATTATAATCGATGGAGGGAGCACAGACGACAGTCTATCAACGCTCAATAAATATGATAAATACATTAATTACTGGGTTTCGGAAAAAGATAAAGGGATTTACGATGCCATGAATAAAGCAATTCAGATTGCAAAAGGGAAGTATCTCAATTTTATGAATAGTGGAGACTTTTTTTATACCAATACAATTCTAGAAGAAATTAAGAGTAATTTTAGTAATAATGTAGGTGTTTTGTATGGCGATGCAATGTTTTTCTGTGATGAGTGGGATGATAAACTAATTAAAATGCCATCAACTTTGACATTCACTCATTTTCTAACTGACGGTCTTTGTCATCAAGCAAGTTTTATCAAACGGGACTTGTTTTTCAAACACTTTTTTTATAGTCTTGAATACAAAATTGTTTCCGATTGGGGATTTTTTGTTTATGTATTATGTAAAAAAAACGAATCTTATCAACATTTAGAAAAGATAATTTGTTATTATGATTATTCTGGAATTTCTTCAGTTCCTGAAAATATTCCTCCTGGACTTTTAGAGCGTAAGGTTTTTTTAAAAAAGCATTTCCCTTTATTTTATGATGATTTTACGTGTGATGTTAATAGAACCTTTGATCGAAGAATGCAGAAAGTAATTAAAATAAAAGACAGTAGATTTTTGTGGAAAATATTAAAATATTGGACTTCTATATTTCTATTTGTTCTTCCCAAACAAAAAGAAAATGACTGGTCTTAA
- a CDS encoding glycosyltransferase family 2 protein, protein MKTLTVIIPTYNEESYITDCLQSINFANQIIIIDSFSTDNTVVNAKKFDCEIIQRKFDNFSSQKNEAIKKATGDWILFLDADERVTQKLKLEIISTINQPKYDAYKIRFPHFYMNRFLYHTENKVLRLAKNETLFFEGLVHEKLIHKGKVGILKNHMLHYTYKGLFQYIQKKDSYAWFQAKMAREKNKKATYFHLIFKPAYRFFHTYIIRRGFLDGIPGLAVASIDSYGVFSRYVKMILLEKDLK, encoded by the coding sequence ATGAAAACGCTTACCGTAATAATCCCCACCTACAACGAAGAAAGTTATATTACTGATTGCCTGCAATCCATTAATTTTGCAAATCAGATAATTATAATTGATTCTTTTAGTACTGACAACACAGTCGTTAACGCTAAAAAATTTGATTGTGAAATTATTCAACGAAAATTTGATAATTTTTCTTCCCAAAAAAATGAAGCTATAAAAAAAGCTACAGGTGACTGGATTCTATTTCTGGATGCAGATGAACGTGTGACCCAAAAATTAAAATTGGAAATAATTAGCACAATTAACCAACCAAAATACGATGCTTATAAGATTCGTTTTCCTCATTTTTACATGAATCGATTTTTATACCATACCGAAAACAAAGTTTTACGATTAGCCAAAAACGAAACACTCTTTTTTGAAGGATTAGTTCATGAAAAATTAATCCATAAGGGAAAGGTTGGTATATTAAAAAACCACATGCTTCATTACACTTATAAAGGCTTATTTCAATACATCCAAAAAAAGGACTCCTACGCTTGGTTTCAAGCAAAAATGGCTAGAGAAAAAAACAAAAAAGCAACTTATTTTCATTTAATTTTCAAACCCGCTTACCGATTTTTTCATACTTATATTATCCGAAGAGGATTTCTGGATGGTATCCCAGGACTTGCAGTTGCCAGCATTGATTCCTACGGTGTTTTTTCGAGATATGTAAAAATGATTTTATTAGAAAAAGACTTGAAATAA
- a CDS encoding glycosyltransferase family 4 protein translates to MLNLLFFYPENPLLKTQGNNARAMALLNYFKSRSFVVDFVGIASECFLDDDIEKMKSQRLIRKGFLLYEEKRKKNRFRKYFDYFLPKKNIIKVKDFDRTKSGYKKQFNQILEQNQYDYVVVSYLLWTEIINDNPNLVNTVKIVDTHDFLTAHFAHFKKLSFFEIGEYFETEMQLANQYDKIIVISNEEKYIFEQFLGKPVHMITHSVDKKELSEHKTYDLIYVASDNGHNVKSCRWFFEKVYPLLDKNITILVVGKITNFAPDKENVTKISFIDNLDEVYCHSRVGLCPMLSGTGLKIKVIEALSFGLPVICNTRGVDGLLNKSNNGCLVTDDETHFAKQIELLLSDSQYYQKVSTEAKIYFDAHHNVSSVYDNFDKLFNF, encoded by the coding sequence ATGCTAAATTTACTTTTTTTTTACCCTGAAAACCCTTTATTAAAAACTCAAGGTAATAATGCACGTGCAATGGCATTGTTGAATTATTTTAAAAGCAGATCGTTTGTTGTTGATTTTGTAGGTATAGCTTCTGAATGCTTTTTGGATGATGATATTGAAAAAATGAAATCTCAGCGACTTATTAGGAAAGGGTTTTTACTATACGAGGAAAAAAGAAAGAAAAATAGATTTAGAAAATATTTTGATTACTTTTTACCTAAAAAAAATATAATAAAGGTTAAGGATTTTGATAGGACTAAGTCTGGTTATAAAAAACAATTTAATCAAATTTTAGAGCAGAATCAGTATGACTATGTTGTTGTTTCCTACTTGTTATGGACGGAAATTATAAATGATAATCCTAATCTAGTAAATACTGTGAAAATAGTAGATACGCACGATTTTTTAACTGCTCATTTTGCTCATTTTAAAAAACTTAGTTTTTTCGAAATTGGGGAATATTTCGAAACAGAAATGCAATTAGCAAATCAATACGATAAAATAATTGTAATTTCAAATGAAGAAAAATATATTTTCGAACAATTTTTAGGAAAACCCGTTCACATGATTACTCACTCAGTAGATAAAAAAGAATTATCGGAGCATAAAACTTATGATTTGATTTACGTAGCGAGTGACAATGGACATAATGTTAAATCGTGTAGATGGTTTTTTGAAAAAGTTTACCCTCTTTTAGATAAAAATATTACAATTCTTGTTGTAGGTAAAATTACAAACTTTGCTCCTGACAAGGAAAATGTTACTAAAATTAGTTTTATTGATAATTTAGATGAAGTCTATTGTCATAGTCGCGTTGGTTTATGTCCAATGCTGTCCGGAACAGGATTGAAGATTAAAGTTATTGAGGCATTATCATTTGGACTTCCCGTGATTTGTAATACAAGAGGGGTAGATGGATTACTTAATAAGTCAAATAATGGGTGTTTAGTAACTGACGATGAAACTCATTTTGCTAAACAAATTGAATTATTATTAAGTGATTCACAGTATTATCAAAAAGTATCAACTGAGGCTAAAATATATTTTGACGCACACCATAACGTTAGTTCAGTTTATGATAATTTTGATAAATTATTTAATTTTTAA
- a CDS encoding lipopolysaccharide kinase InaA family protein, with translation MQITAHPLYKEKEMLISQLVDYFFSSGDMIVEGSRNTIKSNDLDGEVVNIKFFQKPGLFKSIIYSFFRSTKAKRSYDYANYLLEHDIPTPLPVAYIENYNSLGLLQDSFYICQQIDYDFTIRELIHNPLFPERNNILEQFAAFTYKMHESKVNFLDHSPGNTLIVKKGEGDYDFYLIDLNRMKFERMSIEKRMDNFKKMWLSKTMVKVIAKAYSKLSGHPEAQLHQILLDKTKAFKGKITRKKYLKRKAGLMK, from the coding sequence GTGCAAATCACCGCTCATCCGCTTTACAAAGAAAAAGAAATGCTTATCTCTCAGTTGGTTGATTATTTTTTCAGCAGTGGTGATATGATTGTTGAAGGTTCTCGAAATACGATTAAATCAAATGATTTAGATGGTGAAGTAGTTAATATCAAGTTTTTTCAAAAACCAGGACTTTTTAAATCCATAATTTATTCTTTTTTTAGAAGTACCAAAGCCAAGCGTTCTTATGACTACGCCAATTATTTATTGGAGCATGACATACCAACACCTTTGCCTGTTGCATATATAGAAAATTACAATAGTTTGGGGTTGCTTCAGGATAGTTTTTATATCTGCCAGCAAATTGATTATGATTTCACCATTCGAGAATTAATCCATAATCCGTTGTTTCCTGAGCGTAATAATATACTGGAACAGTTTGCTGCTTTTACTTATAAAATGCACGAATCCAAAGTTAATTTTCTAGACCATTCTCCTGGAAATACGTTGATTGTGAAAAAAGGTGAAGGTGATTATGATTTTTATCTAATAGATTTAAATCGAATGAAATTTGAAAGGATGTCTATCGAAAAAAGGATGGACAATTTCAAGAAAATGTGGTTATCTAAAACAATGGTAAAAGTAATCGCAAAAGCTTACTCCAAATTAAGCGGACATCCAGAAGCGCAATTGCATCAAATTTTACTCGATAAAACAAAAGCTTTCAAAGGTAAAATTACC
- a CDS encoding polysaccharide deacetylase family protein: protein MARLPILMYHNISKSDDLSIGLTISESKLEDQFRYLAKEGFTSFNLSELESLKEIPSKSIVITFDDVTVNQLEYAVPLLKKYNLKATFFIPFQYVGQTDEWNKGSESIMTFEMLQSLDSLIELGLHSYSHRKYATLSDEEINLDFDKCYKSIRENNLKVYPAIAYPYGNFPKKKPRKTHFQTLLKENKVKMGLRIGNKINRFPFKNSYEITRIDIRGEDNLLRFKLKLRFGKLKLF, encoded by the coding sequence ATGGCTAGATTACCGATTTTAATGTACCACAATATCAGTAAAAGTGATGATTTATCCATAGGACTGACTATTTCTGAATCAAAATTAGAAGATCAATTTCGTTATTTAGCGAAGGAAGGTTTTACCTCCTTTAACTTGTCAGAACTTGAAAGTTTAAAAGAGATTCCTTCCAAGAGTATTGTGATTACTTTTGATGATGTAACCGTGAATCAATTGGAATATGCCGTTCCTCTCTTGAAAAAATACAACCTCAAAGCTACCTTTTTTATTCCTTTTCAATATGTAGGTCAAACCGATGAATGGAATAAGGGGAGCGAATCTATTATGACCTTTGAAATGCTTCAAAGTTTAGACTCATTAATAGAATTAGGTTTACATTCTTATTCTCACCGAAAATATGCGACTTTATCAGATGAGGAAATTAATTTAGATTTTGATAAATGTTATAAAAGCATTCGTGAAAACAACTTGAAGGTTTATCCCGCAATAGCTTACCCTTACGGGAATTTCCCCAAAAAAAAACCAAGGAAGACTCATTTTCAGACGTTGTTAAAAGAGAACAAAGTAAAAATGGGATTGCGAATAGGGAATAAGATTAATCGTTTTCCGTTTAAAAATAGTTACGAAATTACCCGTATTGATATTAGAGGTGAAGATAACCTACTGCGATTTAAATTAAAATTACGCTTTGGTAAATTAAAATTGTTTTAG
- a CDS encoding glycosyltransferase family 1 protein, whose product MKIILDSQAFNMQTYGGITRYYTEVFSQLKKNNELSITLPIHESKNAYVIDSGLLEIENKERLVSFLLKSMNSIGISTRSLKRKIEQKKLKNPLENSNFDLFIPTYYNPYFLEYIGDTPFVLTVYDMIHELFPQYFIGEPLNVVINKKLLLEKATKIIAVSNNTKKDILAIYPEIDASKIEVIYHGSSIKVNENLKVILPSNYVLFVGSRDYYKNFYFLVESILDLLKEDSTLKIICAGGGKFNEEEVEFIKKLGLQEQVEQRYFEEEQLGLFYKNAKCFVFPSMYEGFGIPVLESMACGCPIVLSNVSSLPEVAGEAGIYFDLSSKEDLKEKIALVLKDSNFRNEYILKGLERVKLFTWEKAASQCLELYNKAIKND is encoded by the coding sequence ATGAAAATTATTCTGGACTCTCAAGCTTTCAATATGCAAACTTACGGGGGAATCACGAGGTATTATACGGAAGTCTTTAGTCAGCTTAAGAAAAATAATGAACTATCTATAACGCTACCTATCCACGAATCCAAAAATGCTTATGTAATTGATAGTGGCTTATTAGAAATAGAAAATAAGGAAAGGCTAGTTTCTTTTTTATTAAAATCTATGAATTCGATTGGGATTAGTACCCGTTCGTTAAAAAGAAAAATTGAACAAAAAAAGTTGAAGAATCCTTTAGAGAATTCCAATTTTGACTTATTTATTCCAACCTATTATAATCCCTACTTTTTAGAGTATATAGGTGATACTCCTTTTGTTTTGACGGTTTATGATATGATTCACGAATTGTTTCCTCAGTATTTTATTGGCGAGCCTTTGAATGTTGTTATAAATAAAAAATTACTATTAGAAAAAGCTACTAAAATTATTGCAGTATCGAATAATACTAAAAAAGATATTTTAGCGATATATCCAGAAATAGACGCATCAAAAATTGAAGTTATTTATCATGGTAGCTCTATTAAAGTTAATGAAAATTTAAAAGTAATCTTGCCAAGTAATTATGTTTTATTTGTTGGCTCAAGAGATTATTACAAAAATTTTTATTTTTTGGTGGAGTCAATCTTAGATTTATTAAAAGAGGATTCTACATTGAAAATCATTTGTGCAGGTGGAGGTAAGTTTAATGAAGAAGAGGTTGAATTTATAAAAAAGTTAGGACTTCAGGAACAAGTAGAGCAACGATATTTTGAAGAAGAACAACTGGGTTTGTTTTATAAAAATGCCAAGTGTTTTGTTTTTCCATCAATGTATGAAGGTTTTGGCATTCCTGTTTTAGAATCGATGGCTTGTGGTTGCCCAATAGTTTTATCCAATGTTAGTTCTTTACCTGAAGTTGCAGGTGAAGCAGGAATTTATTTTGATCTATCTAGCAAAGAAGATTTAAAAGAAAAGATAGCTTTAGTTCTAAAGGATTCAAATTTTAGAAATGAATATATTTTAAAAGGCTTGGAACGCGTAAAACTATTTACGTGGGAAAAAGCAGCTTCACAATGTTTGGAATTATATAATAAAGCTATAAAAAATGACTAA
- a CDS encoding glycosyltransferase family 9 protein has translation MKKVLIIQNKRIGDVLISSVIANNYKAKHPDSIIHFMAYDFTHGVILNNPNIDKIITINDKELKSLVVLLKLIRKVKKEQYDIIFDPYSKTQSRLICKFSGAKQTIGHKSRKKIGQLGFYTHPVTISKEKTKICGKAIEDRIHLLEQAEKFSPIDYEPKIFLTDEEKNENLLGHYANKKVIILGVLGSTPQKSMPYEYVAEIVDFISNKYDVYILFNYAPHQKAEAEKIYNLCQNKENIILDIYAPSIRDFVKLMNQCALLVSNEGGTVHIAKALNKPTFTIFSPYVNKDHWASFEDGKFHSSVHLLDLLPNAISDLSYEKCKEIEKNPTELYLKLTPEMIIPELDKFLKYNL, from the coding sequence ATGAAGAAAGTTTTAATCATACAGAATAAACGAATTGGTGATGTTTTAATCAGTTCCGTAATTGCTAATAATTACAAAGCAAAGCATCCTGATTCCATCATTCATTTTATGGCTTATGACTTTACACATGGTGTAATATTAAACAACCCAAATATAGACAAAATCATTACCATCAATGATAAAGAGCTTAAAAGTTTGGTTGTTTTATTAAAACTTATTCGAAAAGTTAAAAAGGAGCAGTACGACATCATCTTTGATCCTTATTCCAAAACGCAAAGCAGATTGATTTGCAAATTCTCAGGAGCAAAACAAACCATTGGTCACAAAAGCCGTAAAAAAATAGGGCAACTAGGCTTTTACACCCACCCTGTGACGATTTCCAAAGAGAAAACCAAAATATGTGGAAAAGCCATCGAAGACCGCATTCATTTGTTAGAACAAGCTGAAAAATTCTCTCCTATAGACTACGAGCCAAAAATATTTTTGACCGATGAAGAAAAAAACGAAAATCTCTTAGGGCACTATGCTAATAAAAAAGTAATTATCCTTGGCGTTTTAGGAAGTACTCCACAAAAGTCAATGCCTTATGAGTATGTTGCAGAAATTGTAGATTTTATTTCTAATAAATATGATGTTTACATTCTGTTCAATTATGCACCACACCAAAAAGCAGAAGCTGAAAAAATATACAATCTTTGCCAAAATAAAGAAAACATTATTTTAGATATTTATGCTCCTAGCATAAGGGATTTTGTCAAACTAATGAATCAATGTGCACTTTTAGTTTCGAACGAAGGTGGAACGGTCCATATTGCCAAAGCATTGAACAAGCCGACCTTTACTATTTTTTCACCCTATGTCAACAAAGACCATTGGGCAAGTTTTGAGGATGGCAAATTTCATTCTTCAGTCCATTTATTAGATTTACTACCCAATGCAATTTCTGATTTATCCTATGAAAAATGCAAAGAGATAGAGAAAAACCCAACAGAACTATACCTAAAACTAACACCCGAAATGATTATTCCAGAACTAGATAAATTCCTTAAATATAATTTATAG
- a CDS encoding ABC transporter ATP-binding protein, which produces MKNFRRFFKYIIPHKRNFIISIIFNVLYALFSAVSMLSLFPLMKVLFSDGEKVKIKPVYEGFKSIDKRYLEESLNYFITHNTETKGALSTLVWMVVFVLTTFLLKNLFNFISIVYMTYLNNGILKDLRNDVYQKVISLPVSFFSNERKGDLISRMTADINTIKASFMSVLMMVSEPLTIVFTLASMLFISWKLTIFVFLFLPISGFLISKLSKSVKSQSGDIFSLEGHLLSDIEETLGGIKVIKNFTSENFFKKRYYNSTEVINNLNNKMGARMSLAGPMSEFLGIFVISILLVYGGSLVLIDHSMSGSAFIAYMGLAYQILTPAKSITKANQALMGGNAAYERVAFILDATNPLQDNPGAKVITEFNSEIKFTNVSFKYDSEYVLRDFNLTVPKGKRVALVGESGSGKSTLANLVTRLYDVTEGSITFDGVNVKDVTANSLRKQMGIVAQDSILFNDTIANNISLSIDDPKLDAIISAAKVANAHNFISEFPDQYNSPVGDGGGMLSGGQRQRVAIARAVMKNPPIMILDEATSALDTESEKLVQVGLENMMENRTSIVIAHRLSTVQSADLIIVMSKGRIVEQGTHEQLLRMNGNYANLVSLQSLEVN; this is translated from the coding sequence ATGAAAAACTTCAGACGCTTTTTTAAATACATAATACCTCACAAAAGAAACTTTATTATTAGTATCATTTTTAATGTTTTATATGCGTTATTTTCTGCTGTTTCAATGCTTTCCCTTTTTCCGTTGATGAAGGTATTGTTTTCTGATGGTGAAAAAGTAAAGATTAAGCCAGTTTATGAGGGGTTTAAAAGTATTGATAAACGTTATTTGGAAGAGTCATTGAACTATTTTATTACTCATAATACGGAAACTAAAGGGGCTTTGAGTACTTTAGTTTGGATGGTAGTTTTTGTATTGACCACTTTTTTATTAAAAAACCTGTTCAATTTTATTTCGATTGTTTACATGACTTATTTGAACAACGGAATTTTGAAAGATTTAAGAAATGATGTTTATCAAAAAGTAATTAGTTTACCCGTTTCTTTTTTCTCAAATGAAAGAAAGGGAGATTTGATATCCAGAATGACAGCTGATATTAATACCATTAAAGCTTCTTTTATGAGCGTTTTAATGATGGTGAGTGAGCCATTGACAATCGTATTTACTCTAGCATCAATGCTTTTTATAAGTTGGAAACTCACCATATTTGTTTTTCTATTCTTGCCTATTTCGGGGTTTTTAATATCCAAATTAAGCAAATCTGTAAAAAGCCAATCTGGTGATATTTTTTCACTTGAAGGTCATTTACTATCAGATATTGAAGAAACTTTAGGAGGTATTAAAGTGATTAAAAACTTTACTTCGGAGAATTTTTTCAAAAAACGCTACTATAACTCTACCGAAGTCATTAATAATTTGAATAATAAAATGGGAGCTCGTATGAGTTTGGCAGGTCCTATGAGTGAATTTCTAGGGATTTTTGTTATTTCTATTTTATTAGTTTATGGAGGGTCCTTAGTATTAATCGATCATTCTATGAGTGGTAGTGCTTTTATTGCTTACATGGGATTAGCGTACCAAATTTTGACTCCAGCCAAGTCAATTACCAAAGCAAATCAAGCTTTGATGGGAGGAAATGCAGCTTATGAGCGAGTTGCTTTCATTTTGGATGCTACTAACCCATTACAAGATAATCCAGGTGCTAAAGTAATAACAGAATTTAATTCTGAAATTAAATTTACCAATGTCTCATTTAAATATGATTCTGAATATGTTTTGAGAGATTTTAATCTAACAGTTCCAAAAGGAAAAAGAGTGGCATTAGTGGGTGAATCAGGTAGTGGTAAATCTACTTTGGCAAACTTAGTGACTCGTTTGTATGATGTAACCGAGGGAAGCATCACTTTTGATGGTGTCAATGTAAAAGATGTGACAGCAAATTCTTTGAGAAAACAAATGGGAATCGTTGCTCAGGATTCGATATTATTTAATGACACTATTGCTAATAATATTTCGTTAAGTATTGATGATCCTAAATTAGATGCTATTATCAGCGCGGCAAAAGTCGCCAATGCACATAATTTTATATCTGAATTTCCAGATCAATACAATAGTCCAGTAGGAGATGGAGGTGGTATGTTATCTGGTGGACAGCGCCAGCGTGTGGCCATTGCTAGAGCGGTAATGAAAAACCCACCCATTATGATTTTAGATGAAGCAACTTCGGCATTGGATACTGAATCTGAAAAGTTAGTACAAGTTGGTCTGGAGAATATGATGGAAAATAGAACATCTATTGTTATTGCACACCGTTTGTCTACTGTGCAAAGTGCCGATTTGATTATTGTAATGAGTAAAGGTAGAATTGTCGAGCAAGGTACTCATGAACAGTTATTGAGGATGAATGGCAATTACGCTAATTTAGTGAGTTTGCAATCCTTAGAGGTGAATTAG
- a CDS encoding glycosyltransferase family 2 protein — MRKDISIIISTYNSPEWLKKVLWGYNTQTYRNFEIIIADDGSNQETFDLIEEMKKEVFFPIVHVWHEDMGFQKTIILNKAILAVATDYILMTDGDCIPREDFVEQHIKSREEGYFISGGYFKLPMDISQKIDQLTIYSGKCFDLKWLRNHGMKSSFKNSKLSSKGLISWLLNTITPTTPSWNGHNASGWKKDFLAINGFDERMQYGGEDREFGERLVNYGVKPKQIRYSTVCVHLDHARGYVKPEMVLKNTQIRKETKNQKKIWTASGIKKIL; from the coding sequence ATGAGAAAAGATATATCCATAATAATTAGCACCTATAATTCTCCCGAATGGCTTAAAAAAGTACTTTGGGGGTATAACACACAGACCTATCGCAATTTTGAAATCATAATTGCAGATGATGGATCCAATCAAGAGACTTTTGATTTGATAGAAGAAATGAAAAAGGAGGTTTTTTTTCCTATTGTTCATGTGTGGCATGAAGACATGGGTTTTCAAAAAACTATAATTTTAAATAAAGCCATATTGGCTGTAGCAACAGATTATATTTTGATGACAGATGGAGATTGTATTCCAAGAGAAGATTTTGTAGAACAGCATATTAAAAGTAGGGAAGAAGGTTACTTTATTTCTGGGGGGTACTTTAAATTACCTATGGATATATCCCAAAAAATAGATCAGCTAACTATTTATTCCGGAAAATGTTTTGATTTAAAATGGTTAAGAAACCATGGAATGAAATCATCTTTTAAAAACAGTAAGCTGTCGTCTAAGGGGTTGATTAGTTGGTTATTGAATACTATAACGCCAACTACACCAAGCTGGAACGGTCATAATGCTTCGGGATGGAAAAAAGATTTTCTGGCCATCAATGGTTTCGACGAAAGGATGCAGTACGGCGGTGAAGATAGAGAGTTTGGAGAACGTCTGGTAAATTATGGTGTAAAACCAAAACAAATTAGATATTCAACCGTTTGTGTTCATCTGGATCATGCGCGTGGTTATGTGAAACCTGAAATGGTTCTTAAAAACACTCAAATTAGAAAAGAGACTAAAAATCAAAAGAAAATCTGGACTGCTTCAGGAATTAAAAAAATACTATAA
- a CDS encoding glycosyltransferase family 2 protein has product MRPKITALAITLNEEAYVKRYVESLAFADEILFIDSFSTDATVSTAKELGVKVIQREFDDFTNQKNFAIKQAQNDWIIFFDLDEIITTELEEEIIKTVSNPIEHAAYKVKRNFIFQGKDIKYGGWQSDKVIRLFNKKNCSYIGDLVPKSIVVSTGSVGQLKKIVNHHSYKSFDNYNQKLNRLSQLEAKSLYTKNQKPNFYHLFIRPLFHFHWQFFYRLGILDGKEGFILAYIHSFAVFKRYLQLWMMYRKLE; this is encoded by the coding sequence TTGAGACCAAAAATAACTGCTTTAGCGATCACCTTAAATGAAGAAGCATATGTAAAAAGATATGTCGAAAGCTTAGCTTTTGCTGATGAAATTCTTTTTATTGATTCATTTAGCACTGATGCTACAGTAAGTACTGCAAAAGAACTAGGTGTTAAAGTGATTCAACGTGAATTTGATGATTTCACTAACCAGAAAAACTTTGCTATCAAACAAGCCCAAAATGATTGGATTATCTTTTTTGATTTAGATGAAATTATCACTACTGAACTTGAAGAAGAAATCATAAAGACCGTTTCTAATCCTATTGAGCATGCTGCTTATAAAGTAAAAAGAAACTTTATTTTCCAAGGAAAAGACATAAAATACGGAGGTTGGCAATCTGACAAAGTTATCCGATTATTCAACAAAAAAAACTGTAGCTATATTGGTGATTTAGTTCCCAAAAGTATTGTGGTATCAACTGGATCAGTTGGGCAACTCAAAAAAATAGTTAATCATCATAGCTATAAGAGTTTTGATAATTATAACCAAAAATTAAATCGACTTAGTCAATTAGAAGCTAAAAGTCTCTATACTAAAAACCAAAAGCCTAACTTTTATCATTTATTCATTAGACCATTATTTCACTTTCATTGGCAATTCTTCTACCGATTGGGTATATTAGATGGTAAAGAAGGCTTTATCCTGGCATACATCCATTCATTTGCTGTATTTAAACGCTATCTACAATTATGGATGATGTATAGAAAATTAGAATAG